The proteins below come from a single Deinococcus depolymerans genomic window:
- a CDS encoding cytochrome c oxidase subunit 2A yields MSGPPHRDRGEAPRGTLVVILTLVLSILSLWMLVLGVLQGRA; encoded by the coding sequence GTGAGCGGCCCGCCCCACAGGGACCGCGGCGAGGCCCCGCGCGGCACGCTGGTCGTGATCCTCACGCTGGTCCTGAGCATCCTGAGTCTGTGGATGCTGGTCCTGGGCGTCCTGCAGGGCAGGGCCTGA
- a CDS encoding CBS domain-containing protein, with protein MHVHDLMSAPAVTAAPTLSLPDAAHLMRSRGVRRLPVLEGETLIGIVTDRDLREAMPSRLSSLSPWEATTRLAAVTVADVMRRSVLTTAPEADARDAAHTMLTHRVGALPVVNGQGRVVGVVTVSDVLRDYAGTDPAATAAGRAL; from the coding sequence ATGCACGTACATGACCTGATGAGCGCCCCGGCCGTCACGGCGGCCCCCACCCTCTCGCTGCCGGACGCCGCCCACCTGATGCGGTCACGCGGTGTCCGGCGACTGCCGGTCCTGGAGGGCGAGACCCTGATCGGCATCGTCACCGACCGCGACCTGCGCGAGGCGATGCCCAGCCGCCTGAGCAGCCTGTCCCCCTGGGAGGCCACGACGCGGCTGGCGGCCGTGACGGTCGCGGACGTGATGCGCCGCTCGGTCCTGACCACCGCCCCCGAAGCGGACGCCCGGGACGCGGCCCACACCATGCTCACCCACCGCGTGGGCGCCCTGCCCGTCGTGAACGGGCAGGGGCGCGTGGTGGGAGTCGTGACCGTCAGCGACGTGCTGCGCGACTACGCCGGCACGGACCCGGCGGCAACCGCGGCCGGCAGGGCGCTGTGA
- a CDS encoding bacterial transcriptional activator domain-containing protein codes for MTTPHTHPPVSPPAPTWLLRTLGQAEVLVNGAAVVWPARSAEELLWYLHAHPDGRYRHDLLRDLWDLDDTPAALNRFRVTLHRLRHALGSPGAVTENGGRYALHPDLLAASDTAALHHALRGARRADQPREREELLRRALASADGEYLPQLSGEWVQAARQAHRAAVVEAHLTLARLHCDAHECPLAAQELVRAAATDPLIGEDHHQRLMACLAMTRGRYAATEHYRRYRSFLADEIGDTPMADTVALAERLKDGELPCVDTPFRPAGSRE; via the coding sequence ATGACGACGCCACACACCCACCCGCCTGTCTCCCCTCCCGCGCCCACCTGGCTGCTGCGCACGCTGGGACAGGCGGAAGTCCTCGTGAACGGCGCGGCCGTCGTGTGGCCCGCCCGCAGCGCCGAGGAACTCCTGTGGTACCTGCACGCCCACCCCGACGGCCGTTACCGGCACGACCTGCTGCGCGACCTGTGGGACCTGGACGACACCCCGGCTGCCCTGAACCGCTTCCGGGTGACGCTGCACCGGCTGAGGCACGCGCTGGGCAGTCCCGGCGCCGTGACCGAGAACGGCGGCCGGTACGCCCTGCACCCGGACCTGCTGGCCGCCAGCGACACGGCCGCGCTGCACCACGCGCTGCGCGGCGCCCGGCGGGCCGATCAGCCACGCGAACGCGAGGAACTGCTGCGCCGCGCCCTGGCCAGCGCGGACGGCGAGTACCTGCCGCAGCTGAGCGGCGAGTGGGTGCAGGCGGCGCGGCAGGCGCACCGCGCGGCGGTCGTGGAAGCCCACCTGACCCTGGCGCGGCTGCACTGCGACGCGCACGAATGCCCGCTGGCCGCGCAGGAACTCGTGCGGGCCGCCGCCACCGATCCGCTGATCGGCGAGGACCACCACCAGCGGCTGATGGCGTGTCTGGCCATGACCAGGGGACGCTACGCCGCGACCGAACACTACCGCCGCTACCGGTCCTTCCTGGCCGACGAGATCGGGGACACGCCCATGGCCGACACCGTGGCCCTCGCCGAACGCCTCAAGGACGGCGAGCTGCCCTGCGTGGACACCCCCTTCCGCCCCGCCGGTTCCCGCGAGTGA
- a CDS encoding acyl-CoA dehydrogenase family protein, translated as MNFNLPEDLREVQATIRDFMLSRVEPRAHEIEETNSVPPELLREAAGLGLFGLSIPEEYGGVGLGALGRCAAYEALGQGHMGFGGVISAHASIGTSGLVKLGTPEQKARFLPRMASGECVAGFAITEPSSGSDAANIRTRAEKRGDVYVLNGTKHYISNAPIAGLLTVIAVTDPSQGTRGMSAFLVEPQTTPGVTIGKIDEKMGQKGALSAEVIFQDAEIPAANLLGPEHMGYREALGILTNGRVGIAARSTGAMQRLLDLSVAHARAREQFGKPIAQFQAVQFMLAEMEIAVQTSRVLWQKVAWMVDEGQDVRRMASVAKYHATEALSQVADKAVQVAGGMGYMKDSPVERYYRDQRLLRIYEGTSEIQKIIIAGDLLR; from the coding sequence ATGAATTTCAATCTGCCAGAGGACCTGCGCGAGGTGCAGGCCACCATCCGTGACTTCATGCTGTCGCGCGTGGAACCCCGCGCGCACGAGATCGAGGAGACGAACAGCGTCCCCCCGGAACTGCTGCGCGAGGCCGCCGGGCTGGGCCTGTTCGGCCTGAGCATCCCCGAGGAGTACGGCGGGGTGGGCCTGGGCGCGCTGGGCCGCTGCGCCGCGTACGAGGCGCTCGGGCAGGGGCACATGGGCTTCGGCGGGGTGATCAGCGCGCACGCCAGCATCGGCACCAGCGGCCTCGTGAAACTGGGCACCCCTGAGCAGAAGGCCCGGTTCCTGCCGCGCATGGCCTCGGGCGAGTGCGTCGCGGGCTTCGCCATCACCGAACCCAGTTCGGGCAGCGACGCCGCGAACATCCGCACCCGCGCCGAGAAGCGGGGCGACGTGTACGTCCTGAACGGCACCAAGCACTACATCAGCAACGCGCCCATCGCGGGCCTGCTGACCGTCATCGCCGTCACCGACCCCAGCCAGGGCACCAGGGGCATGAGTGCCTTCCTGGTCGAACCGCAGACCACGCCCGGCGTGACCATCGGCAAGATCGACGAGAAGATGGGCCAGAAGGGCGCCCTGAGCGCCGAGGTCATCTTCCAGGACGCCGAGATCCCGGCCGCGAACCTGCTGGGCCCCGAACACATGGGCTACCGCGAGGCGCTGGGCATCCTCACGAACGGCCGCGTCGGCATCGCCGCGCGCTCTACGGGCGCCATGCAGCGCCTGCTGGACCTCTCGGTCGCGCACGCCAGGGCCCGCGAACAGTTCGGGAAACCCATCGCGCAGTTCCAGGCCGTGCAGTTCATGCTGGCCGAGATGGAGATCGCCGTGCAGACCAGCCGCGTGCTGTGGCAGAAAGTCGCGTGGATGGTCGACGAGGGCCAGGACGTGCGCCGCATGGCCAGTGTCGCCAAGTACCACGCCACCGAGGCGCTCTCGCAGGTGGCCGACAAGGCCGTGCAGGTCGCGGGCGGCATGGGCTACATGAAAGACAGCCCCGTCGAACGCTACTACCGCGACCAGCGCCTGCTGCGCATCTACGAGGGCACCAGCGAGATCCAGAAGATCATCATCGCGGGCGACCTGCTGCGCTGA
- a CDS encoding alpha/beta hydrolase produces the protein MTRLRWRISHRPPLPPGCALFLTGDHRAWSSDPSGWTFDPAGELTSEHPHGTLLSVKVRARHPDGTVTEEGDAWGGRAAPHRHVVTGDAGIDLHVAGWQDASEGRGRPGRSAPPREETVLHAPWGDQPVRLWWPEGQGGPLPLLILHDGQNAFDEAPTFAGESWDAAGAAQALADAGHPVRIAALPVNHGRSRRYVPFPFELNDFDSGADEYADWLKGSLLPHLHARFGPVPAQDTALAGSSFGGLITAYAGLRDPGTYGTLGVFSPALWPADHAFLRWLPGRRDPQARVWIDMGDHEQGTVAASRDLVTHTRDLTAQLAPHVREARFTVGEGHWHDEPAWRERLPAFLRWWREG, from the coding sequence ATGACACGCCTGCGCTGGCGCATATCCCACCGTCCACCCCTCCCCCCCGGCTGCGCGCTGTTCCTGACCGGCGACCACCGCGCCTGGAGCAGCGACCCCTCCGGCTGGACCTTCGACCCCGCCGGAGAACTGACCAGCGAACACCCGCACGGCACCCTGCTGAGCGTCAAGGTCCGCGCCCGCCACCCGGACGGCACCGTCACCGAGGAAGGCGACGCCTGGGGAGGCCGCGCCGCCCCCCACCGGCACGTCGTGACCGGCGACGCTGGCATCGACCTGCACGTGGCCGGATGGCAGGACGCCAGCGAGGGCCGCGGCCGCCCGGGACGCAGCGCCCCACCCCGCGAGGAAACCGTGCTGCACGCCCCCTGGGGAGACCAGCCCGTGCGGCTGTGGTGGCCCGAGGGGCAAGGCGGCCCGCTGCCGCTGCTGATCCTGCACGACGGCCAGAACGCCTTCGACGAGGCCCCCACCTTCGCCGGGGAGAGCTGGGACGCCGCCGGGGCCGCGCAGGCCCTCGCGGACGCCGGGCACCCGGTGCGCATCGCCGCGCTGCCCGTGAACCACGGGCGCAGCCGCCGCTACGTCCCGTTCCCCTTCGAACTGAACGACTTCGACAGCGGCGCGGACGAGTACGCCGACTGGCTGAAAGGCAGCCTCCTGCCGCACCTGCACGCCCGCTTCGGCCCTGTCCCCGCGCAGGACACCGCGCTGGCCGGCTCCAGCTTCGGCGGCCTGATCACCGCCTACGCCGGCCTGCGTGACCCCGGCACGTACGGCACGCTGGGCGTCTTCAGCCCCGCCCTCTGGCCCGCCGACCACGCCTTCCTGCGCTGGCTCCCCGGGCGCCGCGACCCGCAGGCGCGCGTGTGGATCGACATGGGCGACCACGAGCAGGGTACCGTGGCCGCCTCACGGGACCTCGTGACCCACACCCGCGACCTGACCGCCCAGCTCGCCCCGCACGTCAGAGAGGCCCGCTTCACCGTCGGGGAGGGCCACTGGCACGACGAACCCGCATGGCGCGAACGCCTGCCCGCCTTCCTGCGCTGGTGGCGGGAAGGCTGA